In Cynocephalus volans isolate mCynVol1 chromosome 16, mCynVol1.pri, whole genome shotgun sequence, the following proteins share a genomic window:
- the LOC134365018 gene encoding small ribosomal subunit protein eS27-like — MPLARDLLYPSLEEEKKKRKKKWLVQSPNSYFLDVKCPGCYKITPVFSHAQTVVLCVGCSTVLCQPIGGKARLTEGCSFRRKQH, encoded by the coding sequence ATGCCTTTGGCTAGAGATTTACTATATCCATCcttggaagaggaaaagaaaaaacgtAAAAAGAAATGGCTAGTTCAAAGTCCAAATTCTTATTTCCTGGATGTGAAATGTCCAGGTTGCTATAAGATTACCCCAGTTTTCAGCCATGCTCAGACGGTAGTTCTTTGTGTAGGTTGTTCAACAGTGTTATGCCAGCCTATAGGAGGAAAGGCTAGACTCACAGAAGGGTGTTCATTTAGAAGAAAGCAACACTAA